The proteins below are encoded in one region of Nitrosomonas ureae:
- a CDS encoding ATP-binding protein: MKYVLIIGSGLGAVMLFLLATAGANTEFFEHKYRLLLVINAAFVLFLMAIVAILLWRFRRRLKSGVFGSKLALRLMLVFSLMAILPGALVYAVSVQFLEKSIESWFDVKVDRALEGGLNLGQTMLDNLLEELQKKAQATALMLAGTSGPPLLILNELLLQTQVEESTLFNQDGKVIAFSSESNLALFPEKPNAVVMRHIRIQKAYSAVESLDDRGLYLRVVVPVNVLSLKEDIRVLQLLQPVPVQLAKDAERVQAGFRDYQELTLSRHGLTRLYSVTLTLALLLSLFSALATASLLSEKLSAPLGLLAEGTRAIAQGDYSRRHLVQSGDELGILTESFNLMTQQLQEAQAVAQHNQQEVESARAHLESILANLSSGVLVFDDQLALSKANRSAEQILQIPLISLDGSIIEGCVTNEPQLNMLITEIRSGFNSEATSVWQRQLTRSEDGRNQVLLLRGTRLPKISGGGGVVVFDDITSLLQVQRAVAWGEVARRLAHEIKNPLTPIQLSAERVQHKLINKLSEEDAKILRRSTETIVNQVEALKKMVNEFNQYARVPELELRQLDFNQLVREVLALYETGSMAVENGKHIQIIQILAEELPGVRGDSAQLRQVLHNLLQNAQDALIDTPEPVIEVKTETMHGGVQLSVRDNGCGFSEEIRARVFEPYVTTKLKGTGLGLPIVKKIIEEHDGLIHIENIKPHGAQISIILPAVEKNKTAGNNRLTLN; this comes from the coding sequence ATGAAGTATGTGCTCATTATTGGCTCGGGGTTGGGAGCAGTCATGTTGTTTCTCCTGGCTACAGCCGGTGCCAATACGGAGTTTTTTGAGCATAAGTACCGTTTGCTGCTGGTTATAAATGCTGCTTTTGTACTTTTCCTTATGGCAATCGTCGCAATATTGTTGTGGCGGTTCAGGCGCAGACTTAAATCAGGCGTATTTGGATCCAAGCTGGCATTGCGATTAATGCTGGTTTTTTCCCTGATGGCAATACTTCCTGGTGCTTTGGTGTATGCCGTGTCAGTTCAATTTCTGGAGAAAAGTATTGAATCCTGGTTCGATGTGAAAGTGGATCGTGCTTTGGAGGGGGGGCTGAATCTGGGGCAGACTATGCTGGATAACTTGTTGGAGGAACTGCAGAAAAAAGCACAGGCCACGGCGTTGATGCTGGCAGGAACCTCTGGTCCCCCTTTGCTGATACTCAATGAATTATTATTACAAACCCAAGTGGAAGAATCGACTTTATTCAACCAGGATGGCAAGGTGATCGCATTTTCAAGCGAAAGTAATCTGGCCTTATTTCCTGAAAAGCCGAACGCGGTAGTAATGCGTCATATAAGGATCCAGAAAGCTTACAGTGCGGTTGAGTCGTTAGACGATAGGGGCTTATATTTGCGTGTTGTTGTGCCTGTAAACGTATTGAGCTTGAAAGAAGATATACGCGTTTTGCAGTTATTGCAGCCGGTTCCCGTGCAGTTGGCCAAAGATGCTGAGCGAGTACAGGCAGGGTTCCGGGATTACCAGGAGCTTACATTATCTCGTCATGGATTGACTCGATTATATAGTGTGACATTGACGCTGGCATTGCTATTATCTTTATTTTCAGCGCTGGCAACCGCATCATTGCTCAGTGAGAAATTAAGTGCGCCGCTGGGCCTGCTGGCGGAAGGGACGCGTGCTATTGCACAGGGTGATTACAGCCGCCGTCATTTAGTTCAAAGTGGTGACGAATTGGGTATATTGACAGAATCATTTAATTTGATGACGCAGCAATTGCAAGAAGCGCAAGCAGTTGCGCAGCATAATCAGCAGGAGGTGGAAAGTGCTCGGGCACATCTGGAAAGTATTCTGGCAAATCTTTCATCCGGCGTATTAGTATTTGACGATCAATTGGCTTTGTCCAAAGCAAACCGTAGCGCAGAACAAATACTCCAGATACCTTTAATCAGTTTGGACGGTTCAATTATCGAAGGGTGTGTAACCAATGAACCGCAGTTGAATATGCTGATAACTGAAATTCGGTCAGGTTTTAATTCGGAAGCGACAAGTGTTTGGCAGCGTCAACTGACGCGTTCGGAAGATGGTCGCAATCAGGTTTTGCTGCTACGAGGCACACGATTACCTAAGATATCGGGTGGCGGCGGTGTGGTGGTTTTTGATGATATTACTAGCTTACTGCAGGTACAGCGCGCTGTAGCCTGGGGCGAAGTGGCCCGGCGTTTGGCGCACGAAATTAAAAATCCATTAACGCCGATTCAGCTCTCAGCGGAACGGGTACAACATAAATTAATCAATAAGCTCAGCGAAGAGGATGCGAAAATATTAAGGCGTTCTACTGAAACCATTGTAAATCAGGTCGAGGCTCTGAAAAAAATGGTGAATGAGTTCAATCAGTATGCGCGTGTTCCTGAACTGGAATTGCGGCAATTGGATTTTAATCAGCTGGTTCGTGAAGTGCTAGCGCTCTATGAAACCGGAAGTATGGCGGTAGAAAATGGTAAACATATACAAATCATACAGATATTGGCGGAAGAATTACCGGGAGTTAGGGGGGATTCTGCGCAGCTACGTCAAGTGCTGCACAATTTATTGCAGAATGCACAGGATGCGTTAATTGATACTCCGGAACCCGTGATAGAAGTGAAAACCGAAACGATGCATGGCGGTGTGCAATTAAGTGTGCGTGATAATGGTTGCGGCTTTTCGGAAGAAATCAGAGCGCGAGTTTTTGAACCCTATGTCACGACTAAATTAAAAGGTACAGGCTTGGGTTTACCTATTGTCAAGAAAATTATTGAAGAACATGATGGGCTTATTCACATCGAGAATATTAAGCCACATGGCGCACAAATCTCAATTATCTTGCCGGCGGTGGAAAAAAATAAAACTGCAGGAAATAACAGACTGACACTAAATTAA
- a CDS encoding DUF4390 domain-containing protein, whose product MTVSFIPCCKKPDRYIDRVKLPYASSVFLWLILFLLFQATTAQAQDIRIKNVNLVTAGGGYEISVDSEIALNPTLEQALEKGIVLYFVFKFSLVDVRWYWLDDEVVRGKYRVGLRYYALTRQYHLNHASFSQSFNTLREALGVLGRLRDFPLTVKSELKQDADYIASLRIWLDLTRMPKPFQVEALGSSRWNLSSDKLEWRMKLPTPEQPFQMKGQ is encoded by the coding sequence ATGACGGTTTCTTTTATACCTTGCTGCAAAAAACCTGATCGATATATCGATCGGGTGAAGCTGCCGTATGCCAGTTCAGTTTTCTTATGGTTGATTTTGTTCTTACTGTTTCAGGCAACTACTGCGCAGGCGCAGGACATCCGCATAAAGAATGTCAATTTAGTAACAGCTGGCGGGGGTTATGAAATTAGCGTGGATTCTGAGATTGCGCTCAACCCCACTTTGGAGCAGGCGCTTGAGAAAGGTATCGTACTTTACTTTGTATTCAAATTCAGTCTTGTTGATGTGCGCTGGTATTGGTTGGATGACGAAGTCGTGCGCGGCAAATACAGAGTCGGGTTGAGGTATTATGCACTTACACGCCAGTATCATTTGAATCATGCTTCATTTTCACAGAGTTTTAATACGCTTCGGGAAGCATTGGGGGTTTTGGGCCGTTTGCGAGATTTTCCCTTAACAGTTAAATCAGAGTTGAAGCAGGATGCTGATTATATCGCATCGCTGCGTATATGGCTTGATCTGACACGTATGCCCAAGCCATTCCAGGTTGAGGCTCTGGGTTCCAGTCGATGGAATTTGAGTTCGGACAAATTGGAGTGGCGCATGAAATTACCTACGCCGGAGCAGCCATTCCAGATGAAAGGCCAGTAA
- a CDS encoding sigma-54-dependent transcriptional regulator: MITNNTILIVDDEIGIRELLSEILRDEGYRVALAENAEQARIWRNQTRPDLVLLDIWMPDTDGITLLKEWVSNGMLTMPVIMMSGHGTIDTAVEATRIGAFSYLEKPIPLQKLLSTVSKALRGGQNKQQSALSLASLGKGSMIADLRKRLEQVVNLKAPVLLMGEPGAGAEICARFMHRPNTPWIEPETLTSLAESPLDLLEPARDGLLFLKEVGEISKLAQKGLLLLLSKLEKYNVRLVCATSHPLAELTAQGAYHPRLYEVLSGLSIGIPALRAHREDIPELANQILSRFVESGEASSTLQFTTAALNCLRNYDWPGNLTQLTGVVHSLALTSTGDEISVEAVQQAMVFPESSSASVAPEIPLDLSLREARDLFEKTYFERLIDQENGNMTRVAERAGLERTHLYRKIKLLGIKLRGN, encoded by the coding sequence ATGATAACAAATAATACAATACTCATTGTTGATGACGAAATTGGTATACGCGAACTATTGTCAGAAATCCTGCGTGATGAAGGATATCGTGTGGCGCTGGCAGAAAATGCTGAGCAAGCACGTATTTGGCGGAATCAGACGCGTCCGGATTTGGTGCTGCTGGATATTTGGATGCCTGACACAGATGGTATTACACTGTTGAAAGAGTGGGTTAGTAATGGAATGTTGACGATGCCAGTGATTATGATGTCAGGGCATGGCACCATTGATACAGCGGTTGAAGCGACGCGTATTGGTGCATTTAGTTATTTGGAAAAACCGATACCACTGCAAAAATTGTTGAGTACCGTAAGCAAAGCTTTGCGGGGTGGGCAAAATAAGCAGCAATCAGCGCTTTCTCTCGCGAGCTTGGGCAAAGGCAGCATGATTGCAGATCTGCGCAAAAGATTGGAACAAGTAGTCAATCTGAAAGCACCCGTGCTATTGATGGGAGAGCCTGGTGCAGGGGCCGAAATATGTGCTCGCTTCATGCATCGCCCTAATACGCCGTGGATAGAGCCCGAGACATTGACTTCATTAGCAGAATCGCCACTGGATTTATTAGAGCCGGCACGTGATGGCTTGTTATTTCTCAAGGAAGTAGGTGAAATCAGCAAATTGGCACAAAAAGGTTTGTTGCTGCTACTGAGCAAACTGGAAAAATATAATGTGCGGCTGGTATGTGCGACATCACATCCTCTTGCGGAGTTGACTGCGCAAGGTGCCTATCATCCCAGATTATATGAAGTGTTAAGTGGATTAAGTATCGGCATTCCTGCGCTGAGAGCGCATCGGGAGGATATACCTGAATTAGCGAATCAAATTTTATCGCGCTTTGTTGAATCAGGTGAAGCTTCATCGACATTACAGTTTACTACCGCTGCGCTGAATTGCCTGCGTAATTATGACTGGCCGGGTAATCTTACGCAGCTAACGGGTGTGGTCCACTCTTTGGCATTAACATCCACAGGTGACGAGATTTCGGTCGAAGCAGTGCAACAGGCAATGGTATTTCCAGAATCATCTTCCGCATCAGTGGCTCCGGAAATCCCCCTCGATCTTTCATTGCGTGAAGCGCGTGATTTATTTGAAAAAACTTATTTTGAAAGATTAATTGATCAAGAAAATGGAAATATGACGCGTGTGGCTGAGCGGGCAGGGTTAGAGCGTACGCATCTTTATCGCAAAATAAAATTATTAGGGATTAAGTTGCGAGGGAATTGA